tgtctgcattaacaaggacaacacacaggtctttccatcattgtaggatttttttgtgtgcaaatgaactcaagcttacagacaatgtcaaatgtgatatagcgaagcacctgagtgagctgggtgcgcaattacgcaggttcTTTCCCAAAACAGAYgacacaaacaactggattcgttatccctttcatgccctgcctccagtccacttaatcagaagccactgccagatttctggattgggctgtgctcagagtatcctgccttggcaaatcgtgctgataagacacagagacaacctcgtacctatgtgagagtggattctcggccctcgctagcatgaaaactaaatacaggcacagacttgtgtgtggaaaatgatttaagactgagactctctccaatacaacccaacatcctttcaagcacacccttctcattaacctgtggtgagttattcacaatttctttttcttttcttaaaaaaaatgtttctatccccttttctccccaattttcgtggtatccaatcgctagtaattactatcttgtctcatcgctacaactcccgtacgggctcgggagagacgaaggtcgaaagccatgcgtcctccgaagcacaacccaaccaagccgcactgcttcttaacacagcgcgcctccaacccggaagccagccgcaccaatgtgtcggaggaaacgccgtgcccctggcccccttggttagcgcgcactgcgcccggccccccacaggagtcgctggaccgcgatgagacaaggatatccctaccggccaaaccgacgctaggccaattgtgcatcaccagacggacctcccggtcgcggccggctgcgacagagcctgggcgctgagactctggtggcgcagctagcactgcgatgtagtgccctagaccactgcgccacccgggaggccttagTTATTCACAATTTCTGATGAACAAATAACGTttaatatgtaagatggctaaataaagagaaatgatggattattattatattattatttgtaccctggtcctgtaagagctctttgtcacttcccatgagctgggttgtgacaaaaacactcattcttatgtttaacaaATGTatcttatagtgtgtgtgtggcaggcttacaatgatgtcaaaacaacaacatttgagagtgcgctgaccctggtgctagagggggtacgcagctggaggttgaatgtttgaaggggtagggACTATAGAAAGTTTGGGTACCATTGGTGTAGATAAATTATACCCTATAATAGCCATTTACATTTTTGTGATGACCCAACCATTCCTAAAACATATCATCTGATCCAGAAATGAACAGGCCTAATTATATTTGGAGGTCCTTCCACAATGTTCTtatggagtgtttacagacatattcaatctctctctatcccagtctgttgtccccacttgcttcaagatgtacaccgttgtccctgtacccaagaaagtgaaggtaacggcactaaatgactatcgtctcgccctgtaacactcacttctgtcatcatggagtattttgagaggctagttaaggatcatatcacatccaccttacccaacaccctagaccaggggtgtcaaactcattccattgagggcctagtgtctgcaggtttttgagggcctagtgtctgcctgttcaccccgctatctatgaggcagagacagtacaggtgcatcaacgctgggacagagagactgaaaaacagcttctatctccaggccaccagactgttaaatagtcaccactagctggcctccgcccagtacccttcCTTGAATTTAGTCCCTGTTACTAGCTGGCCAACACCCGATACTCAACCCTTCACCTTCGAGACTGCTGCTGTATGTACAAAGTTATTGACCACTGGTTACTACAATATAATTTTACACaccgttttacccacttcatatgcatatactgtattctagttaaggctcatcctatataattactgctgtacacaccttttctactcatatactgtccataatgtctatacacatatacagtaccttcagaaagtattcagaccccttgactttttccacattctgttacgttacagccttattctaaaatggattaaataggtTTCCCCCTCATCAAGGCACTAGTTATATACCGGACTCAGATTGCTCATTCTTATATTTGTTAATtattttctttaaatgttttttatttgcaaacataAKCATTTCGCTACACCTGTGTTAACATAAGCAAAWcatatttgtatttatttaacctttatttaactaggcaagtcagtttaagaacaaattcttatttacaatgacggcctaccccagccaaacccggatgactttgggccaattgtgcgccgccctatgggactcccaataacggccggatgtgattcagcctggattMgaaccagggactgtagcgacgcctcttgcactgagatcaAGTGCCCGAATGGCGCTGCGTATGCAACcaataatattttatttgaaacaATAAGAATATCAGAATTTCAGGCAATTTCTTGAGACAAGTGTATGATGAGAGATTGCTTGAAATGAGTGGCCAACATGTTGTAGATTTACCTTTTAAACAGTCTCCACGATTTTTATTAGTCTATCTATAGCCCGCTTAACAAAATCATTGATTCTGACTTCCGCCACTTCTCTATTGGAGGTAGGTCAGCCGCCAACCGAAAAACTTGCAAATCCATCATAGATAATTTATTGCCCTACTCCACAATGTCAAGACGATTTGCTCTGGCCAGCAACCTCTGCAGGGCAGCAAGTGCTTTTGCTTTTATGGGCGCTAGAGCACGAGCTCACATTGGGGGCCCCCATTTAGAGAAACCAGTGGATGTGACAACCCGTCCATAGTTTATGCATCTCTGGCAAGGAATGGACTTAAATGGACCATTAaggggtgcactatataggaaatagggtacaatttgggatGAAGCCAATGTCTTAGTAGACTGATATCCTGCATAATTACACTGTTGTTCAAATTCTCCTTTTAAAATGAATATATTGTTATCAATTTGCAACCTAATCTATAAATTGTTTGTTCATCCCAAAACAAATGCCATTCTTTTTTACAATACTCTAAAAAAGCATTGTATAAAGGACGTTTTCATTTATAGAACATGGCTTACCTCAAAATAGTGCAATATGGcacaaaactaacaaaaataaGTGGTGGGCGCAAGCAAAATTGGTTCATTTAATCTCAGAAACAAAACGTACTAGAAACAAACGTACACCATGAGACAATTTATTTAACTTCAGTATTACCACAACTTTTGATCCAGGTGCGAAACATAAATTTGGCTTTGTGTCTAAAATGTTAACAATAGTTTCATGTAAATAGTTACTGTCTCGTTTCAAACAAGAATGAAGGTTTCATTTCTCAAACAAGACAGACATGCTCGCCTCTGGCACACTGTGCTATAATGAACAGGGAAAATTACCATTCAAAACAGACGACATCATTTCGATGATAAACAATTTTTCAAAGTGTCagccactaaccctaaccctttggATTGTGGAATACAAATCTAGTTGGATCCGGTTTATTGAAGTTCCCTTCAGAGGACTTTTCTTTCCCCTTCCATCTTCCAGCTGGGTAGTGCTAACTCAGTGAGCTCTTACTCCTAACTGTCCTCGTCGCACGGACGGAACATAGCCCTCCATCTAGGAGCCGACCCAGGGGTCTCGTCTTTGCGTCCGGGAGATGAAGGAGATCTTCCTGGCCATTTCAGAATGATAGATCCTCTTGCAGTTCTCGTAGTTCTCTCGCTGCCTGCGCCGACATGGCTTCTCATAGTAGCGCTTTCGTTTCACCGTTTCGATAATTCCATCCACAGACAGCACTCTTAAGGGTGTaaaatgagagagcagagagaaatggGTTAGAAGCAGGCCTACACGTAAAATGTTGTGTTCTTTGACATGAGGACGTGTTAGCCATTATGCGTCTTATTAAAAGGCGTATAATATGTCTCTGAGTAGTAGGAAATATGAATCCATCtcaaatgtctgtttttttagtCAGCATCATGCACGGATAACAAGACATAAGGGCGTTGTCATGGGACTTAACTAGTCTTAAAATACAATGTATCAGAACGTTAAAGCCGCGGGctttaggttaaaaaaaaaatcaaaatttcTAATACGCAAGAGGGAATGGAGAGTCTTAGGGAAAGGTAGGCAACCAAGCAGGAAGGGAGGGAAAGCAGTAGAAAATAGCCCCTCCTCGACGGTAGCAATTTTGGGCGATACTGATTTGGTGATCGTGAACACAGTAGCAAGCTAAATCTTCAGTTCGCTAATTTGAGAACAGGATCTGGTACCGctcagttttggactgtttcgttcCAGAACCCATTTGCCATAATCCGGTACCTCGTGGCATGAAAAATTATTGGGACTGTTTGCAATGTAACATTTTTAATAAAAGCAATCAGAGTTAATTCAAGTTGCCTCCTCTAATTATCATGCcagcaaaaaaaaacaatgtgAAAAAGTGCCTGTTATTCAACACTTTATTTGTGTTGTGCCGGCACGGGTTTGTTTAATCAACATTTTTACCTACAGACCAACGCGTGGCCGTGTcgctcacagaactagaatgagattcacatTATATGAcattgctccctctctctgctctgatagacatgagcctgcaactcttctctctccagttatgcacttcatttatttccttatagcaTAGCTGGGTGCTGGAGGTGCTGATGAATTGACATACATTTAACAAAGTCATAGAactactgctgtctgttcagaaacaAATTCaacagttcagactactacagCAGGAGTAGGCCTATCATTTAGCCACAGAATCAATagctttttttgttttgaattgcctagctgtggattgtgtgtagcccaatcacAAAGCATGCCTACAGTcgggcaaatctgtcagtgaacggcatcaaatcaaatgttatttgtaacACGCAgagaatacaacagatgtagaccttagagtgaaatgcttacttacaagcccttaaccaacaatgctttaagaagttaagaaaaacaagtgttaagtaaaaaatgtcaaatacaaGTAACaactaattaaacagcagcagtaaaataacaaWagcaaggctatatacagggggtaccggtacagagccaatgtgcgggggcaccggttagtcgagataagaggtaatatgtacctgtaggtagagttaaagtaactatgcacagataataaaaagagtagcagcagtgtaagtggggtctgggtagccctttgattagctgttcagtagtctcatggcttaggggtagaagctgttaataagcctcttagacctagacttggcactcaggtaccgcttgccgtgcggtagcagagagaacagtctatgactagggtggctggagtctttgacMatttttagggccttcctctaacaccgcctggtatagaggtcctggatggcaggaagcttggccccagggatgtactgggccgtacgcactaccctctgtagtgccttgcggtcggaggcagagcagttgccataccaggcagtgatgcaaccagtcaggatgctcctgATGTTGCAGCTCTAGAaccttgaggatctgaggacccatgccaaatgttttcagtctcctgagggggaataggcactgtcgtgccctcttcacgactgtcttggtgtgttttgaccattctagtttgttggtgatgtggaacttgaagctctcaacctgctccactacagccccgtcaatgagaatgggggcatgcttggtactccttttcctgtagtccacaatcatctcctttgtcttgatcctgttgagggagaagttgttgtcctggcatcacacggccaggtctctgacctcctccctataggctgtctcatcgttgtcggtgatcaggcctgccactgttgtgtcatgggcaaacttgatgatgttgttggagtcatgcctggccatgcagtcatgagtgaacagggagtacaggaggggactgagccgcacccctgaggggcccccgtgttgaggatcagtgtggcggatgtgttgttacctacccttaccaccagttgcagaaggaggtgtttagtcccagggtccttagcttagtgatgaactttgagggcactatggtgttgaatgctgagctgtagtcaatgaatagcattctcacataggtgttccttttgggCTAGCGTAGAGGCAGTTCGGAGATTAAACGGAGGGCGGGGGGGGTCACATTCAGGTTTCACACAATCGCGGGGAAACACagattggaaagcaaatggctcctgctgaaaagtgaagaTAAATATCTGCCAGTAGGCTAACAAATACACTACGtaagcaaaagtatgtggacacctgctcgtcaaacatctcattacaaattcattaatatggagttgatccccccttttctgctagaacaatctccactcttctgggtagactttccactagatgttggaacattgctgcagggacttgcttccattcagccacaagcattaStgaggtcaggcactgatgttgggtgatttggCCTGGcttcgcagtcagcgttccaattcatcccaaaggtgttcgatggggttgaggtcagggctctgtgcaggtcagtcaagttcttccacaccaatctcgacaaataatttctgtatggacctcgctttgtcttgctgaaacagaaagggccttccccaaacagaattgtctagaatgtcattgtatgctgcagcgttaagatttcccttcactggaactaacgggcctagcccgaaccatgaagaacatccccagatcattattcctcctccaccaaactttacagttggcactttgtATTCGCGCAGGTAGcggtctcctggcatctgccaaacccagaatcagctgccggactgccagatggtgaagcgtgattcagagAACAggtttccgctgctccagagtccaatgggggtGAGCTTTAAACCACtctagccgatgcttggcattgcgcacggtgatcttaggcttctgtgcggctgcttggccatgaaaaccaatttcatgatgctcccggcaagcagttattgtgctaacgttgcttccagaggccattTGGGACTCCATAGTGAGTGTTGAAAccaaggacagattattttttatgCGCTACAAGCTTCAGCACACGgtggtccctttctgtgagcttatgtggcttaccacttcgcggctgagccattgttgctcctagacatttctgacgaactgacttgttggaaaggtgtcatcctatgatggtgccactttGAAATTGACTGAGCCCGTTAGTACAGGCCATTCtagtgccaatgtttgtctatggctgtgtgctcgattttatacacctgtcatcaacgagtgttccactaatttgaaggggtgtccacataacaTACATTTGACCATGTATtgtatcaacttccaaataggcctattgagtGAAGAGCATTGTTTTTACTAAGTAAAACGAGAGAGACAGGCTTTTATCACGAGCGCATCGGCCATCGCCGGTGAGTGAGTTGCGCATCAGTAAAAGTCAGTAAAGTCAGTAAAACTGATCAacttttttaggactataatttcatCCTCATATTGTACAATGTGTCTCCACATACCTaaatccaattgtattggtcTCGTACACATATTTAGSagatgttattgcgggtgtggcGAAATGTTTGTGGTCCtaattccaacagtgcagtaatatctaacaattcacaacaatacacacaaatctaaaagtaaaagaattgaattaagaaatatataaatatcacTGTAAAGACCTAGCCTATTGTCTACCTATCTTACATTAAATATTATTGCATTCCGTTGAGCGCAGGTGAAAACCAATTTATATTACGTTCATACACTGTTCTAGGCGATACAATCAATTACCTTTACTGCTGTTGGATCCGCGGACCTGTGCGTGGCAGTAATTTGTGATTTTATTGGAGGTGCAGAAGGCGATTTTCACTTTCACCAGATGCATTTTTTCGGTTGCATGAAACTTTTTATTTTGAGCTTTTTGGTATTTAACGTTACATACCGGCCGTAATAATAGAGTTTCGCTGAGCAACTATCGTCCGTCCTTTGGTAAGTAGCCTACCGAATGGATTTTGACATTTAAGCGTGAAAAACTGGCGAACGGCAAGTTGAATGTCTGCTTCCTGGGTTTAAATCGCCAAATTCATCGTTTACCGTATGGATTCTGTCTACACCGGAAGTCATGTCGGAATGACATTGATCAAGTTAGCTATGTTCGAACGACGATGTTCAAATAACAAGCTGACTTacaatagctaacgttagctatctcaGTAACTTAAAAATACATGTGGAAATACGATACCTATTTAGAGCCTTGTAAGCTGCATCGATATTGCCCTCATTGACCATCACCGTCCGAGCAACAAAACGAAGGTGGTTCGCCATGTTGTGACTGATGCAGTCGTCCGGGTGGAAGCAAAAGACTACAAAATCTTATGTCCCGCACTAATATGAAATTGGAATCAGAAAATCGCATTCAACAGTAGATGGCGCTACATCGACATCCTATCCTGTGCTTAAGCTTTACTTTTGTCGTGCACTCaatataaatgcatttgattagatttgacaaaataaaatatgtttcataATCATGTCAATAAATATTGAATTACTACCAACCAGGTAGCTYTGTTTTATAAAAGCTATATCAATATGTTGGTACTAGTCTTGTTTTTATTACATTACTTCAATGTTTCCACCAGTTACTAACATTTCTCAACACAAAATGGCCATATGGAGTGCATAATTAATGTAGCAATATTCATTACACTCAGCTCCGTTTTAAGTCCATCAGTTCAGGTCAtccaataattaaaataaaattaatgaattcatgaaaataatatttgtttaGCCTTTTTTTTCAATTCTTGAATTGAATGTCAATCATCACATcatctgaattgaaatggaatttgcCCTATGAAGACACAAAGACACATTCATACATTGGGAATGACCGTTACCCTCAATTGCTCCTCTGTGATTATGTCCTGTAAAATGAGAATGCATTCAGGGGAAACATGAACAATCAAGAGATTTGAAAGAATACCGGTCGTCATCACAACAGGGACTAGATGTCCTCACATTTTTTCAGaggaccttctcctctcctttatccAACTCAGTCCTTAGCTGGGCCTCTTAGCCTCATAGGCTATgtccaagtggcaccctattatCTATATTGTGAACTCATTTT
This genomic window from Salvelinus sp. IW2-2015 linkage group LG30, ASM291031v2, whole genome shotgun sequence contains:
- the mrps21 gene encoding small ribosomal subunit protein bS21m, with translation MANHLRFVARTVMVNEGNIDAAYKALNRVLSVDGIIETVKRKRYYEKPCRRRQRENYENCKRIYHSEMARKISFISRTQRRDPWVGS